TATTGTTTGAAAAACACAAATTCAATACTTTGTGCTTTATACGTTCCGGAATATAAGGTTGAATATGTTTTTATTGCAAATATTGTTGCCAGTTTTTTTGTGCTTATTATGTTATTTAAAGAGATTTATGAATCAGAGCTTCGTTTTGATATTAAAATATTTACAGAATTACTGAAATTTTCTTTGCCTGTGCTTATTGCTGGAATAGGTGGTTCGTTAACCGATGCAATGGACAGAATTCTTCTGAAACATTTAATAAAAGATGGATCAGATGCAATGTACCAACTGGGCATTTATGGTGCAAACATTAAACTTTCTGTTATTATGATGTTGTTTGTTCAGATGTTTAGATATGCTGCTGAACCCTTTTATTTTGAAAATATGTATGATAAAAACGCAAAAAATTTATATGCGGATGTGATGAAAGTTTTTGTATTTATTGGAATGCTTATATTTTTATTTGTTCTGCTGAATTTGAATGTATTTAAATTATTTATAGGACGTAATTATTATGAAGGATTAAAAATAGTACCTGTTGTAATGATGAGTTATTTGTTTATAGGTATACAAAATAATGCAAGCATATGGTATAAGATTACAAAGAAAACAATGGTTGGGGCTTATATTACAGCTATTGGTGCTATATTAACTATTGTTTTTAATTATATGTTGGTACCGAAATTCGGTTATTATGGGGCAGCTGTAACAAGATTGTTAACCTTTGGCTTAATGGCAGCAATCACTATATATCTCGGAAATAAGAAGTATTTTATTCCCTATAGATGGAGTGGAATATTTCTGGCTATTACACTAAGCATACTCTTTTTTATTCTTTTTTCAAGTTTGAAGCTGAATGAGAGCAGATTTTGGTTTATTTATGCTAACAGTATAGTTATATTGTATGTATTTATCATTATTACGTTTGATAAGCAGTTAAGGAAAGAAGCATTTAAACTTAGTAGATATGGTAGATATAAAGATCAGAAATGAATCAGGAAATCCAAATCCTGAATATGCTACTGAAGGTAGTGCTGGAATGGATCTTCGTGCAAATTTGAAGGATGATATTTTGCTTAAGCCTGGTCAAAGGGTTGCAATACCTACTGGCTTATATATCCAGTTACCTGATGGATTTCAGGCTGAAGTGCGACCAAGGTCGGGGCTGGCTTTAAAAGACGGTATAACTGTATTGAATACTCCTGGAACGGTCGATTCTGATTATAGGGGAGAAATTAAAGTCATTTTGATTAACTTGTCGAACGAGGGCTTTGTCGTCAAAAACGCCGATAGGATAGCTCAACTTGTTATTACAAGATATGAAAAAATTAAATGGATTAATGTGAGTGAACTTGAATCGACAAAACGTGCTGATGGTGGATTTGGACATAGCGGTAAAGAATAAAATGAAAAAGTTTATAATTTTTTTAGTATTTATAAATAAGTTTATAAATACCTTACAGGCATATACTGTGAATGTAGATTCATGTTATATAAAGAATCAGCTCGACTATGATTATCTTATTGTTGAAGGATACAGATTTCTCTTAAACGGTAATATGCAAATGGCTGAAAGTATTTATGAAAAAGCTGTAAAATATGAGAAATGTGGAGCCGCAGCTTATTTTCAGTTATCGAAAATAAAACTCATTAAAGGAGACGCAAAAAGTGCTGAGTATTATGCGGAAAAAGCGTGTTTAATTAGCGATAATAATACATATCTATTAAACTATATTAATATTTTAAAAATTACTGGAAATAGAAAAATTATAAATAGTATTATAAAAAGAAGATTAAATGAAGGCGTATTAGATAATGAATTAATCTATGAATATATTAATTCGTTTATTGAAGAAAATGAATTAAGATTAGCAAAAAAGGAAATGAGAAAATACCATAAAATATTAACTGATGATTTGATTAATAGATTGAATATTGCCTTTGAAATGAAAAGAGAGAATTATGAAAATGTTTTACTGATATTAAATAGTTCAAGTTATATAGATGGTGAGGAAAAAAATAAGCTAAAAGCCAAAATTTTCACAGAGCTACAAAAAAATGATAGTTTGAAGGCATTAATTAAAAATGGATCTGATTTAAATTCTAATTTTAAACGTGAAATTGCTGAAATTATTATAAAAAATGGAAAAGATTCTAAAACCGATATCATAAAGGATTTAATTGAAAATAATATTAAAGATATAGAATTTGAGAAATGGTTGATTCAATTTATCATAAATGAAACATCAAAGGACAACTTGAAAGAGATTAATTTAGAAGAATTTATTTATAAGTTAAAAAATTATTGCTATAAAGATTCTGAAACTCAATTTTATGCTACCCTTGCTGATTATTATGATAAAATAGAATTAAAGGATTCTCTCATAGCTCAGCTGGAAATTCTTCGTAGGCTTGATGCAACGAATGTTTTTGTTTACTTTAGATTAATAGAAACATACTACAGTTCTAACAAGTGGTTAAAAGTAGTGGATATTTGTAAGGATGCAAAGAATATTGGGTTAGATGATATACGATTTAACTATTTTATGGGTTTGGCTTTTTATCAGATGTCGGATTATGAGAATGCAAAGAAAAATCTGGAATCATGTCTTCTTTCGTATGTAAATGATGATTTTAAATATATGGTAAAGGGATTATTAGCTGAGGTTTATTACAAATTAGGACTTTTTGAATTTAGCGATTCACTTTTTGAAGAGGTTATAAAATATAATCCGAATGATTTGACCGCACGTAATAATTATGCATATTATCTTGCAATAAGAGAAAAAAGATTAGATAAGGCTGAAGATTTAAGCAAATATACTATTGAGAGAGAAAAAAATAATGCTTCATTTTTTGATACGTATGCTTGGATATTATATAAGCAAGGTAAATACAGAGAAGCCGTTAAATATATTGAAAAGGCCATAGAAATTGATAAAGGTAATTATATTATATGGGATCATTACGGATATATTCTGTACAAAATTAGAAAGAGAAAAATGGCAGAAAATGCATGGAAAAGGAGTTGTGAATTGAAAAATTGTATTTTCAGTTTAGAAGAAAAATTGGAAAATGAAAGGAAGATAAATGAATAAAATTATCATAATTGTTTTTTTACTAATTTCATCATGCGTCCATCTCAAAGATAAACGAAAATGTGTGGATTATGATGAGAGAAGAATTGTTAAAAATAACGTTAAAATTGATAATATAGTAATAAAGAAAAGTACTTTTGATATAACTATTAACGAACGGAAAAATCTATCTTCAAAATGCATAATAAATTTAAACAAGAGGAAAGGAATTGTTATTTCATTGATTCCTTATGTTAATTTTGAAGCATTTAGAATTTTTTTGGACGGAAATAATCTAAAAATCGTTGATAGGGAAAGCAAGAAAATTTATGAAAAAAATATCTTTGAAAATAATGGTATTAGTCGGGTGGAATTAAATAAAATATACTGCAGCATTTTGCTTAATAACTATTATCGGAAATACAAATATGTTGCAAATATCACGGATAACAATGAAAAATATTCAGAATGGATTAAAAATATTACAGATGAAGAGCGAGCATATATATACATAGATAGGCGATATTATAAAATTAAGGAAATTTATTACGCTGGAAAAAATATGAGTTTATTAATTAATTATAAGACATATTCAGGTTCTGA
The genomic region above belongs to Bacteroidales bacterium and contains:
- a CDS encoding oligosaccharide flippase family protein, which codes for MGKIQRLIGQTLIYGLGTMIPRLLNFVILTPYYTRIFKPDEYGIITELYAYIIVLQVLLTYGMETGYFRFSRDEKRKGLIYSIVQTSVLFTSVLFIIVTFLLGKSIANVLGYENKVILIFAVGLIVSMDAFSAIPFAKLRMEGKAMKFAIIKIINVVITLILVFGFLSFFPAYCLKNTNSILCALYVPEYKVEYVFIANIVASFFVLIMLFKEIYESELRFDIKIFTELLKFSLPVLIAGIGGSLTDAMDRILLKHLIKDGSDAMYQLGIYGANIKLSVIMMLFVQMFRYAAEPFYFENMYDKNAKNLYADVMKVFVFIGMLIFLFVLLNLNVFKLFIGRNYYEGLKIVPVVMMSYLFIGIQNNASIWYKITKKTMVGAYITAIGAILTIVFNYMLVPKFGYYGAAVTRLLTFGLMAAITIYLGNKKYFIPYRWSGIFLAITLSILFFILFSSLKLNESRFWFIYANSIVILYVFIIITFDKQLRKEAFKLSRYGRYKDQK
- the dut gene encoding dUTP diphosphatase, whose protein sequence is MVDIKIRNESGNPNPEYATEGSAGMDLRANLKDDILLKPGQRVAIPTGLYIQLPDGFQAEVRPRSGLALKDGITVLNTPGTVDSDYRGEIKVILINLSNEGFVVKNADRIAQLVITRYEKIKWINVSELESTKRADGGFGHSGKE
- a CDS encoding tetratricopeptide repeat protein; this translates as MVDLDIAVKNKMKKFIIFLVFINKFINTLQAYTVNVDSCYIKNQLDYDYLIVEGYRFLLNGNMQMAESIYEKAVKYEKCGAAAYFQLSKIKLIKGDAKSAEYYAEKACLISDNNTYLLNYINILKITGNRKIINSIIKRRLNEGVLDNELIYEYINSFIEENELRLAKKEMRKYHKILTDDLINRLNIAFEMKRENYENVLLILNSSSYIDGEEKNKLKAKIFTELQKNDSLKALIKNGSDLNSNFKREIAEIIIKNGKDSKTDIIKDLIENNIKDIEFEKWLIQFIINETSKDNLKEINLEEFIYKLKNYCYKDSETQFYATLADYYDKIELKDSLIAQLEILRRLDATNVFVYFRLIETYYSSNKWLKVVDICKDAKNIGLDDIRFNYFMGLAFYQMSDYENAKKNLESCLLSYVNDDFKYMVKGLLAEVYYKLGLFEFSDSLFEEVIKYNPNDLTARNNYAYYLAIREKRLDKAEDLSKYTIEREKNNASFFDTYAWILYKQGKYREAVKYIEKAIEIDKGNYIIWDHYGYILYKIRKRKMAENAWKRSCELKNCIFSLEEKLENERKINE
- a CDS encoding DUF4292 domain-containing protein produces the protein MDYDERRIVKNNVKIDNIVIKKSTFDITINERKNLSSKCIINLNKRKGIVISLIPYVNFEAFRIFLDGNNLKIVDRESKKIYEKNIFENNGISRVELNKIYCSILLNNYYRKYKYVANITDNNEKYSEWIKNITDEERAYIYIDRRYYKIKEIYYAGKNMSLLINYKTYSGSDIKICDQINIELKKGDTKLNIKLKIDDYEEKKEGDNIYLIPKSYNKIDNIDLDEFLEKL